From Sulfurospirillum tamanense:
AGACATGGGTATTCATGCAGTTGCTGCAGATCACGCTATGATTCGTGCAGGTAAGCAGGCATATGGAAGTTATGTTAACCAAAGAGATGCTAAAACAATGTTTGTAACTGCTGGTTATAAATTTGACAAATATTCTGTTGGTGCGGGTTATGTAGACTCTGAGTTGGGTTCTAGTGTTGCTCCAACAGGTGAAGACACACTTGCTAAAGAGTACTATGTTGAAGCAGGCTATGCTTACAGCAAAAACTTCAGCGTATCAACGTACTATTCTGACCTTGACCGCAAACGTGCGATTACAGAAAACAAACGTTTTCGTATTGAAGGTGTTTACAGATTCTAGTCATTGCTAGAGCATGAACGGGCCGCTTGGCCCGTTCATTTTTCCTTAATTTTTCCTTTTTGTTTACTTTTTCATCACTTTTTCCTTTCTCTTTTAAACTCCCATATGTTATAATTTTTACTCTAGACATTTTCTAAAGGAGTTCTTATGAAACTTGCTAAACTTAGCCTTGCTGCTATTGTTGCTGCGGGCGCGATGACTACTTTCGCTTCTGCTGCCCCTCTTGAGGAGACCATTAAGGGTGTTGACCTCACAGGTCTTGTCCGCTACCGTGTCGATTTGCATGATAATAAACAAAACCCTAACACTGCCAAAGGTGGTGACACTGAACGTCACCGTTTTTCAGGTGTGTTTACGTTTACGGCCCCAGTAGCTGAAAGTGTTAAGAGTGTTGTAACGCTTAAGTATGACAATAGTGATTATGCCAACAACAGTGCTGCGAGCGATAAAAACCTTGCTGTTTCCCAAGCTTACTTTCAGTATGCTGTAGCTGACTACAGCCTTAAAGTGGGTAAAATGCAGTTGGCCACACCTTGGACTGAAGATGCGTGGGATGGCAATTTTGGTAATGGTGTTATTGGCTTTTACAACGGTGTTGAGGGATGGACGTTCGCAGGTGCTGCGTATTTTAATACCAACGCTACCAATTTTCCGGCAGTAACTTCTCAAAAGCAAAATATTTACGCAGCAGCAGCTATTGGCTCTGTTGGCCCAGTGAATATGCAGTTTTGGGCATCTAAAATGACCCATGTATTCGACTCTTCTTTCTTTGCCGAACTCTCAACGGGTTATGCAGGGTTTAGCTTAAAGGGTCAAGTTAACCATATGAAGCTTGCTGATGAGCTTAAGGGTGGCTTTGTTGATGACAAAGGTACTTTCTGGGCAGTTGAAGGTGGCTATGAATATGAAGGCGCAAATGTTAAAGCGGGCTATGTTCGAACCGACAAAGAGATGGGCGTCTACACACTAAGTGCTGATGGTCAGTTTATTATGTCTGGTCAACAACTTTATAGTGAGACGGCTAATGCAAACAACATGAAAACTTACTTTGTAAGTGCTGGTTATGCGCTTGGTGACTTTTCTTTTGGCGCAGGTTACTCTAAAGCGAAACAAGCTAGCCAAACCTATGGTGATGAGGTTTATGTTGAAGCAGGGTATGCTTACTCTAAAAACTTCAGCCTCTACACTTACTACTCTGACATGGATATTAAAGACAATGCTGCTAACGGCGATGACAACAAACAAATCCGTTTCCAGGCGACTTACAGATTCTAATCTTCAAGCCCAAGGATTTTCCCTTGGGCTTTTTTTGTTTTATTCTTCTTTTGATGACTTCTTTACTTTAACCATGCTATAATCAACCCCTTTTTTATTTTAATTTATAAGGATGTTTAATGAAACGCGTGTTACTTTCTTGTGCTCTTGTGGCTTCGATGATGGTGGCGGAAGAAACCTATGTGTTTACCGCGAAGGGTGAGTTTGCTAAAGAGCTTAAAGCGCTCATGGAAAAACATGCCCAAGAGGGAAAGGTTGAGATACAAGAGGTTTCTCCCGAATACACTACGAGCGGCGGCGGAGTGTTAGATGCTGTTTTTTCACCGCGCTCACAAGTAGGAAATATTACTGCGGGAAAAGCATTGTATGATCGCACCTGCTTTCGCTGCCACGGCGTAGAAGCAGAGCGTAGTAGCTACAACAACGCGCGCGTCCTTCGCACCCTTTCTAAAGAAGAGCTTATGGATCAAATGGAAAACTATCGACGCGACCCATCCTTTGGCGGAAGTACTGCACTCATCATGCATCAAGCTTCTGCGGCACTGACTTCTCAAGAGATTCGCTCTTTAGCTGAGTATATCAGTAGCCTAGATGCCAAACCCGAACAAGCAACTTCAGGCACGCCAAAAGGCAAAGCTGACACCCGCGCCCCTGTACAAGGAAGCTACCTCAAATAACCCCACCCTCCCGCACTACGCGGGAGGTTAGTTTTTCTTTGCTAGTGTTTTTGCCATAATGTTAGAGGTATCAGGTCTACACTCTAAGCTTTTTTATGTGATTTTTGATATAAAAGTTCAGGGTCCAAGTCCAAACGATTGTCCCATTCGATGCTGTCAAAACAAACTTTTACACTATTGAAAAGTTTTTGGTCTTTTAGTTCTTGAAATTTTCCAAAATCCAAATAAGGCTTAACATCAAATAATTTTTCCTCTTCATTTTCAAATCTTAAAAG
This genomic window contains:
- a CDS encoding major outer membrane protein gives rise to the protein MKLAKLSLAAIVAAGAMTTFASAAPLEETIKGVDLTGLVRYRVDLHDNKQNPNTAKGGDTERHRFSGVFTFTAPVAESVKSVVTLKYDNSDYANNSAASDKNLAVSQAYFQYAVADYSLKVGKMQLATPWTEDAWDGNFGNGVIGFYNGVEGWTFAGAAYFNTNATNFPAVTSQKQNIYAAAAIGSVGPVNMQFWASKMTHVFDSSFFAELSTGYAGFSLKGQVNHMKLADELKGGFVDDKGTFWAVEGGYEYEGANVKAGYVRTDKEMGVYTLSADGQFIMSGQQLYSETANANNMKTYFVSAGYALGDFSFGAGYSKAKQASQTYGDEVYVEAGYAYSKNFSLYTYYSDMDIKDNAANGDDNKQIRFQATYRF
- a CDS encoding c-type cytochrome, translating into MKRVLLSCALVASMMVAEETYVFTAKGEFAKELKALMEKHAQEGKVEIQEVSPEYTTSGGGVLDAVFSPRSQVGNITAGKALYDRTCFRCHGVEAERSSYNNARVLRTLSKEELMDQMENYRRDPSFGGSTALIMHQASAALTSQEIRSLAEYISSLDAKPEQATSGTPKGKADTRAPVQGSYLK
- a CDS encoding DUF2442 domain-containing protein, which codes for MYLAVKDVKPLDDYLLLLRFENEEEKLFDVKPYLDFGKFQELKDQKLFNSVKVCFDSIEWDNRLDLDPELLYQKSHKKA